From the genome of Marixanthomonas ophiurae, one region includes:
- a CDS encoding DUF3857 domain-containing protein, giving the protein MRNFIALGVVILSTISVFAQKTQYSITALSSSLTKNANSVLLDEKIEIDITKNDEMVYKNHRAVMVLNKKGNSNVRAYTHYNDDAKVKNIEAWVYDAMGNELEHFKKRDFRDISASDGFSIYSDDRLLRLDHTPTTYPYTLVFESVTQSNSTAHIPNWFPLEGYYTATKNSEFIVKYNPSNKPNVLKKNLEGYDISISETPDSFICKAENLEAIKNEAYSPSYRTILPHIKFALNNFYLKGVAGYGKDWNEFGAWMDKTLLTGVSELSPATIARTKQLVAGETTNLGKAKKIYEYLQKKVRYISIQIGIGGWKPMLAEDVDKLSYGDCKALTNYTKALLDVVGVPSYYTVLYSGDEEVDLEPGFAGLQGDHVILGVPDGDEIVWLECTSQDTPFGYGGNFSDDRDVLIVTPEGGKIVHTKAYTFKENVKKHKATITVAPSGAVQANFIGTYTGLAYDDMYLLDNLDADDLEKRYKNRWAYINGFNIENTTLNNNKDDILFTEQLSINMPSYCSSVGNDLLLGLNVFSQSVSVPPRFPNRKQKLRIAEGFTETDTLTINIPETLNIDSLPEAVTIENKFGSYAFSVSKISENTIEYRRTFILKKGTFPASDYKKYRSFLRRVSKMDQSKILLNQNS; this is encoded by the coding sequence ATGCGAAACTTTATTGCCCTAGGCGTAGTTATTCTATCTACCATTTCCGTTTTTGCGCAGAAAACCCAATATTCTATTACTGCGTTATCATCAAGTCTTACCAAAAACGCCAATAGCGTATTATTGGATGAAAAAATAGAAATAGATATTACCAAAAACGACGAGATGGTCTATAAAAACCATAGAGCCGTTATGGTGCTCAATAAAAAGGGCAACAGCAATGTACGTGCCTATACCCATTATAATGATGACGCTAAAGTAAAGAACATCGAAGCTTGGGTGTACGATGCCATGGGCAATGAACTAGAGCACTTTAAAAAGCGTGACTTTCGAGACATTAGTGCTTCAGATGGTTTTTCTATTTACAGCGACGATAGGTTGCTTCGCTTAGATCACACCCCAACTACATATCCTTATACGTTGGTTTTTGAGTCGGTTACCCAAAGCAACAGCACTGCGCACATTCCAAATTGGTTTCCGCTGGAAGGGTATTACACTGCTACAAAGAACAGTGAATTTATAGTAAAATACAACCCTTCTAATAAACCCAACGTTTTAAAAAAGAACCTTGAAGGATATGACATCTCAATTTCTGAAACTCCGGACTCCTTTATCTGTAAAGCAGAAAATTTAGAAGCAATTAAAAATGAAGCGTATAGTCCTTCTTACCGAACTATTTTGCCACACATAAAGTTTGCGCTCAATAATTTTTACTTAAAAGGTGTCGCTGGATATGGAAAAGATTGGAATGAATTTGGTGCTTGGATGGACAAAACACTTTTAACGGGAGTAAGTGAGCTATCGCCAGCTACCATTGCAAGGACAAAACAATTAGTAGCTGGCGAAACAACTAATTTAGGAAAGGCGAAGAAAATTTATGAATACCTTCAAAAGAAAGTACGTTATATAAGCATTCAAATTGGGATTGGTGGCTGGAAACCCATGTTAGCCGAAGATGTTGACAAATTGAGTTATGGCGACTGTAAAGCATTAACAAATTACACAAAAGCCTTATTGGATGTTGTGGGTGTCCCCTCCTATTATACGGTTTTATATTCGGGGGACGAAGAAGTTGACTTAGAACCAGGTTTTGCCGGATTACAAGGAGATCACGTTATATTAGGAGTTCCAGACGGCGATGAAATTGTTTGGCTGGAATGTACCAGCCAAGACACTCCGTTTGGATACGGCGGAAATTTTAGCGATGACAGAGATGTATTAATTGTTACACCAGAAGGAGGTAAAATTGTTCATACAAAAGCCTATACATTTAAGGAAAATGTTAAAAAACATAAAGCAACCATTACAGTGGCTCCTTCAGGCGCAGTACAAGCAAATTTTATAGGAACATACACCGGTTTAGCGTATGACGATATGTACCTGCTTGATAATTTAGATGCAGACGACTTAGAAAAGCGTTATAAAAATAGATGGGCATATATCAATGGATTTAATATTGAAAACACTACACTCAATAACAATAAAGATGACATTTTGTTTACCGAACAACTTTCCATCAACATGCCCAGTTATTGTTCTTCCGTAGGTAATGATTTACTTTTAGGCCTCAACGTGTTTTCACAATCGGTATCTGTCCCGCCGAGATTCCCAAACAGGAAACAAAAACTTAGAATAGCTGAAGGGTTTACCGAAACCGATACATTAACAATAAACATTCCTGAAACCCTTAATATTGATAGCCTGCCTGAAGCCGTAACCATTGAAAACAAATTTGGGAGCTATGCATTTTCAGTTTCAAAAATTTCAGAAAACACTATTGAATACAGGCGTACCTTTATCTTGAAAAAAGGAACCTTCCCTGCTTCAGACTATAAAAAATACCGGTCTTTTTTACGAAGAGTCTCTAAAATGGACCAATCAAAAATTTTATTGAATCAGAATAGCTAA
- the gldB gene encoding gliding motility lipoprotein GldB, whose amino-acid sequence MKFYALLLGIALFTACDSKSKKEKEIEAIPMDVQVVRFDKEFAAASVQDIPKLKKEYPQFFPKQFADSVWVSRIQDTLQQQLDKEVAKQFPDNTKIEDQLIPLFQHIQYYFPEFTAPTVFTVTSDVDYSNKVITTDTMLVVALDTYLGSDHHFYEGIQQYISKDLNPAQLAPDVASVYARQLISKPQKRDFLAQMIFFGKELYLKDLWLPNTHDAEKIGYTEPELQWAQENEEYMWRYFVEKELLYSTNPKLPARFINKAPFSKFYLEIDNESPGMIGCYLGWQIVRAYMKNNSVDLKKMLQEQPETIFNNSKYKPKK is encoded by the coding sequence ATGAAATTTTACGCATTGTTATTAGGAATAGCCCTTTTTACGGCTTGTGATTCAAAAAGTAAAAAAGAAAAGGAAATTGAAGCCATTCCTATGGATGTACAAGTAGTTCGTTTTGATAAGGAATTTGCGGCTGCATCTGTTCAAGATATTCCGAAACTTAAAAAAGAATACCCACAATTTTTTCCGAAGCAATTTGCAGATAGCGTTTGGGTGTCTAGAATTCAAGATACGTTACAACAACAGTTAGATAAAGAAGTTGCTAAACAGTTTCCTGATAATACTAAGATTGAAGATCAACTCATTCCTTTGTTTCAACATATACAATACTATTTTCCTGAATTTACAGCGCCAACGGTTTTTACAGTAACTTCAGATGTGGATTATAGCAATAAAGTAATAACAACTGATACGATGTTGGTTGTTGCACTCGATACATATTTGGGGAGCGATCATCATTTTTACGAAGGCATTCAGCAATATATTTCTAAAGACTTAAATCCGGCTCAACTTGCACCAGATGTAGCTTCGGTTTATGCTCGGCAGCTTATTTCAAAACCGCAAAAACGAGATTTTTTAGCTCAGATGATTTTCTTCGGAAAAGAGCTTTATTTAAAAGATCTTTGGCTTCCAAATACCCATGATGCAGAAAAAATTGGTTACACGGAACCCGAATTACAGTGGGCACAGGAAAATGAGGAGTATATGTGGCGTTATTTTGTTGAAAAAGAACTGCTGTACAGTACCAATCCTAAATTACCAGCCCGTTTTATAAACAAAGCGCCTTTTTCAAAATTCTATTTGGAAATTGATAATGAATCGCCTGGAATGATAGGGTGTTATCTAGGTTGGCAAATTGTACGTGCTTACATGAAAAACAACTCGGTTGACCTTAAAAAAATGTTACAAGAACAACCAGAAACGATATTTAATAATTCAAAATATAAACCAAAAAAGTAA
- a CDS encoding alpha/beta fold hydrolase, whose translation MANQIHEEGKFKYIELGEGTPVVVLHGLMGGLSNFDGVTDFFPEKGYKILIPELPIYSMSLLKTNVKNFAKYVSEFIDHKGFEEVILLGNSLGGHIGLLCTKLYPEKVKALVITGSSGLYESAMGESYPKRGDYEYIQKKAENVFYDPAVATKEIVDEVYASVNDRNKLIRTLAIAKSAIRHNMAKDLPKMETPTCIIWGKNDNVTPPEVATEFNELLPDSDLYWIDKCGHAAMMEHPDEFNKLLYAWLQKRNL comes from the coding sequence ATGGCGAACCAAATACACGAAGAAGGAAAATTTAAATATATAGAACTGGGTGAAGGCACGCCAGTTGTTGTTTTACACGGACTCATGGGTGGGCTGAGCAACTTTGATGGAGTTACAGACTTTTTCCCTGAAAAAGGCTACAAAATTCTCATTCCCGAATTACCAATCTACAGCATGTCTTTACTGAAAACGAACGTGAAAAATTTCGCAAAATACGTTTCAGAATTTATTGACCATAAAGGTTTTGAGGAAGTTATTTTGTTAGGGAATTCATTAGGCGGCCACATAGGTTTGCTTTGCACAAAATTATATCCTGAAAAAGTTAAGGCACTTGTAATTACTGGAAGTTCTGGCCTATATGAAAGCGCTATGGGCGAAAGCTACCCAAAACGAGGCGATTACGAATATATCCAGAAGAAAGCTGAAAATGTTTTCTACGATCCCGCTGTTGCTACTAAAGAAATTGTGGACGAAGTTTATGCTTCGGTAAACGATCGAAATAAGTTAATACGAACTTTGGCTATTGCAAAAAGCGCCATTAGACATAATATGGCGAAGGATCTTCCTAAAATGGAAACACCAACTTGTATTATTTGGGGGAAAAATGACAATGTAACCCCTCCTGAGGTCGCCACAGAATTTAATGAATTACTACCAGACTCCGATTTATATTGGATCGACAAATGTGGCCACGCTGCCATGATGGAACATCCAGATGAGTTTAACAAACTTCTGTATGCCTGGTTACAAAAGCGAAATCTTTAA
- a CDS encoding response regulator encodes MKKIIIADHHPVTRKGISCMLKKKKDEFSILAKVNNGEELYKSLQEHSPDILIMEIDMPQINGINALRSIKESFPQTRVLIFSTHPEEIYALRSIKSGAAGYVPKTASTQVFLDALGKIAKGGIFLNEELTSTFTSRNVGESSAISRYKKLSSREIEVLNLLSRGKRNKDIANALNINEKTVSTYKTRLLKKLKVDNLADLIHQSRMFQFG; translated from the coding sequence ATGAAAAAAATTATCATTGCAGATCACCATCCAGTTACCCGTAAAGGGATTTCTTGTATGCTGAAAAAGAAAAAAGATGAATTCTCAATACTTGCAAAAGTTAACAATGGGGAAGAGCTCTACAAAAGTTTACAGGAACATAGTCCTGATATTCTCATTATGGAAATAGATATGCCGCAAATTAACGGTATTAATGCACTTAGAAGCATCAAGGAATCATTTCCACAAACCAGGGTTTTGATATTCTCAACACATCCTGAAGAAATTTATGCTTTGCGTTCCATTAAATCTGGAGCAGCAGGATATGTACCAAAAACAGCTTCAACACAAGTGTTTTTAGATGCGCTTGGTAAAATTGCAAAAGGTGGAATTTTCTTAAATGAAGAACTCACCTCTACCTTCACTAGTCGTAATGTAGGTGAAAGTAGTGCTATAAGCCGTTATAAAAAGCTTTCATCCCGCGAAATTGAAGTTTTAAATTTGCTTTCTAGAGGAAAAAGAAACAAGGACATCGCTAATGCACTTAACATTAACGAGAAAACAGTAAGCACTTATAAAACAAGATTACTTAAAAAATTAAAAGTGGATAATCTGGCCGATTTGATACACCAGTCTCGTATGTTTCAATTTGGATAA
- a CDS encoding GTPase — protein sequence MRLIFVYNANSGKRNAYLDSLHKIMSPSTYTCSLCELTYGFFSEKKEWKLFRKQENIEMDFYHKNEFVKKFKSKWLPKYTFPIILSEKDDRLEVFLSSEKLNELETVEGLVEKIRKGLASR from the coding sequence GTGCGACTCATTTTTGTATACAATGCAAATTCAGGTAAACGCAATGCCTATTTAGATAGTTTGCATAAAATTATGAGTCCGTCAACTTATACTTGTAGTCTTTGCGAATTGACCTATGGCTTTTTTTCAGAAAAAAAAGAGTGGAAGCTATTTCGGAAACAAGAAAATATAGAAATGGATTTTTATCATAAAAATGAATTTGTGAAAAAATTCAAATCAAAATGGTTGCCTAAATATACGTTTCCAATAATCCTTTCAGAAAAAGATGATAGATTAGAGGTTTTTCTTTCTTCGGAAAAATTAAATGAATTAGAAACAGTCGAAGGTCTTGTTGAAAAAATTAGGAAAGGTCTAGCGTCCCGTTAA
- the nadE gene encoding NAD(+) synthase codes for MQTEKVVNHIVNWLKEYATNANMDGFVVGISGGIDSAVTSALCAKTGLRTLCLEMPIHQAQSQVTRGQEHIAGLKTHYANVSDVKIDLTSVFEQFKREVPQTSDDTFLDLALANTRARLRMSTLYYFAGLHRYLVAGTGNKVEDFGVGFYTKYGDGGVDLSPIADLLKSEVYEIGRYLEVPVSILEAAPTDGLFGDSRTDEDQIGASYDELEWAMKMQGNGKNPTDFEGRKQAVFNTYLRLNKANQHKMNPIPVCNIPNSYKVL; via the coding sequence ATGCAAACTGAAAAAGTAGTAAATCACATTGTAAATTGGTTGAAAGAATATGCTACAAATGCCAATATGGATGGTTTTGTTGTGGGTATAAGCGGGGGTATTGATTCTGCCGTGACATCTGCATTGTGTGCCAAAACAGGCCTTAGAACATTATGTTTGGAAATGCCAATACACCAAGCTCAAAGCCAAGTTACTCGTGGACAAGAACACATTGCCGGTTTAAAAACACATTATGCCAATGTAAGTGATGTAAAAATAGACCTTACTTCCGTTTTTGAACAATTTAAAAGGGAAGTACCGCAAACCAGTGATGATACTTTCTTAGATTTAGCATTGGCCAACACAAGAGCCCGTTTACGTATGAGTACATTGTACTATTTTGCAGGACTACATCGGTATTTGGTTGCTGGTACTGGTAATAAAGTAGAAGATTTTGGCGTTGGGTTTTATACAAAATATGGAGATGGCGGAGTAGATTTAAGCCCAATAGCTGATTTACTTAAAAGTGAAGTCTATGAAATAGGCAGATATTTGGAAGTTCCAGTATCTATTTTAGAGGCCGCACCAACAGATGGTCTTTTTGGCGATAGCCGTACCGACGAAGATCAAATTGGAGCGAGTTATGATGAATTGGAATGGGCCATGAAAATGCAAGGAAATGGTAAAAACCCAACTGACTTTGAAGGAAGAAAACAAGCCGTTTTTAACACTTACTTACGCCTAAACAAGGCTAACCAACACAAAATGAACCCGATTCCTGTATGCAATATTCCTAATTCCTACAAGGTTTTATAG
- the gldC gene encoding gliding motility protein GldC, translating into MAKNTSKININIDLDENKVPEKLQWSAPDGGVENEEAKAIFLNVWDSEKRESLRIDLWTKDMPLDDMKVFFHQTLSAMADTFERATNDEKMSATMRDFCDYFAEKLELKKE; encoded by the coding sequence ATGGCAAAAAACACTTCAAAAATTAACATAAACATCGACCTTGACGAAAATAAAGTTCCTGAAAAATTACAATGGTCCGCTCCAGATGGAGGTGTGGAAAATGAAGAAGCAAAGGCGATTTTTTTAAATGTTTGGGACAGTGAAAAAAGAGAATCTTTACGTATCGATCTTTGGACCAAAGATATGCCTTTAGATGATATGAAAGTATTCTTTCACCAAACCTTAAGTGCAATGGCAGATACTTTTGAGCGTGCTACAAACGATGAAAAAATGAGCGCCACTATGCGTGATTTTTGTGATTATTTTGCTGAAAAGTTAGAACTTAAAAAAGAGTAG
- a CDS encoding RNA polymerase sigma factor, producing MKLISLHKNYTALIKKAKKGNRRSQHELYQLFAPKMLSVCRQYLKSNDVAEEVMLNGFYKVFTKLEAYSDQGSFEGWIRRIMVNESISELRRQKKLYFKDESVIENSLEYATSIDTEFAVEEIQKVIDSLPEGYKAVFVLYAVEGYKHSEIAELLQISEGTSKSQLSKARKMLQNNINKQNDVNYGVQ from the coding sequence GTGAAACTCATATCCTTACATAAAAACTATACAGCGCTTATAAAAAAAGCAAAGAAGGGAAATCGTCGCTCACAGCACGAGTTATATCAACTTTTTGCTCCAAAAATGTTAAGTGTGTGTAGACAGTATTTAAAAAGTAATGATGTAGCTGAAGAGGTCATGCTCAACGGATTTTACAAAGTGTTTACAAAATTGGAGGCTTATAGCGACCAAGGTAGTTTTGAAGGTTGGATTCGTAGAATCATGGTAAACGAATCAATCAGTGAATTGAGAAGACAGAAGAAACTCTATTTCAAAGACGAATCGGTCATCGAAAATTCACTAGAGTATGCAACTTCTATCGATACTGAATTTGCGGTGGAAGAAATTCAAAAAGTGATAGACAGTTTGCCTGAAGGGTACAAAGCGGTATTTGTTTTATATGCTGTAGAAGGGTACAAGCACAGTGAAATAGCCGAATTGTTGCAGATTAGCGAAGGCACATCAAAATCGCAACTATCAAAAGCTCGCAAGATGCTTCAAAACAATATTAATAAACAAAATGACGTGAATTATGGAGTCCAATAA
- the dtd gene encoding D-aminoacyl-tRNA deacylase, with the protein MRTVLQRVKQASVTVEEKIVSKIDHGFLILLGIGDEDTQEDIDWLCRKITRLRVFSDNNDAMNLSIKDVDGAILVVSQFTLHASTKKGNRPSFIKAAKPDVAVPLYEKFIKKIEKELGKEVQTGVFGAMMDVSLINDGPVTITMDSKNKE; encoded by the coding sequence ATGAGAACAGTATTACAACGTGTAAAACAAGCTTCCGTAACAGTAGAAGAAAAAATTGTTTCAAAAATAGACCATGGTTTTTTGATTTTATTAGGCATTGGAGATGAAGACACCCAAGAAGATATTGATTGGTTGTGCCGAAAAATAACAAGGCTACGGGTTTTCTCTGATAACAATGATGCAATGAACCTTTCCATAAAAGATGTTGATGGAGCTATATTAGTTGTGAGTCAATTCACTTTGCACGCCAGTACCAAAAAAGGAAACCGCCCTTCATTTATAAAAGCTGCTAAGCCGGATGTAGCTGTTCCTTTATATGAAAAATTCATTAAAAAAATAGAGAAAGAGCTTGGTAAAGAAGTGCAAACTGGTGTTTTTGGAGCGATGATGGATGTTTCTTTAATTAACGATGGGCCCGTAACTATTACCATGGATTCAAAAAATAAAGAATAA
- the yihA gene encoding ribosome biogenesis GTP-binding protein YihA/YsxC, whose translation MKIKAAEFVMSNSDVAKCPKSRLPEYAFIGRSNVGKSSLINMLMQRKNLAKTSGRPGKTQLINHFLINKSWHLVDLPGYGYAKVSKKSKKTFQKFITEYFKNREQLIMGFVLIDCRHEPQPVDLEFMEWLGENQQPFAIIFTKADKLKPKALERNLKAYQEKMLETWMEMPQFFVTSSTNSTGRDEVLQYIGQVNGTLDLS comes from the coding sequence ATGAAGATTAAAGCGGCAGAATTTGTAATGAGCAACAGCGATGTTGCCAAATGTCCTAAATCTCGTTTACCCGAATATGCTTTTATTGGCCGGTCTAACGTTGGTAAGTCGTCCCTTATCAATATGTTAATGCAACGAAAAAACCTTGCAAAAACATCCGGGCGTCCTGGTAAAACACAGCTTATTAATCATTTTTTGATTAATAAAAGTTGGCATTTAGTCGATTTGCCAGGTTATGGTTACGCGAAGGTTTCCAAAAAGAGTAAAAAGACATTTCAAAAATTTATTACTGAGTATTTTAAAAATAGAGAGCAACTAATCATGGGCTTTGTATTGATAGATTGTCGTCATGAACCACAACCTGTCGATCTTGAGTTTATGGAATGGTTGGGTGAAAACCAACAACCATTTGCTATTATTTTTACCAAAGCTGATAAATTAAAACCCAAAGCTTTAGAGCGAAACTTAAAAGCCTATCAAGAGAAAATGCTTGAAACTTGGATGGAAATGCCACAATTTTTCGTAACCTCATCGACCAATTCAACTGGGCGTGACGAAGTTTTACAGTATATTGGTCAAGTTAACGGGACGCTAGACCTTTCCTAA
- the dnaG gene encoding DNA primase: MIAKTTIDNVFETARVEEVIGDFVQLKKSGSNFKGLSPFSDERTPSFMVSPVKQIWKDFSSGKGGNVVAFLMEHEHFTYPEAIKYLAKKYGIEIEETEQSDEQKQQADERESLYLVSEFAKDYFKHVLFKTEEGKAIGLSYFKERGFTEETIKKFDLGFSPDSWDAFTNHAIKKGYKLDYLDKTGLTIVKGEKQFDRFKGRVMFPIRSMSGRTLGFGGRILTNDKKTAKYLNSPESDIYHKSKVLYGIFHAKQSIAKEDNCYLVEGYTDVIQFHQTGIENVVSSSGTALTPEQIRLVNRLTQNITVLFDGDAAGLRASLRGVDLILEQGMNVKICTFPEGEDPDSFSRKNSLEKLTTFLEENSRDFISFKASLLAKEAKNDPIKKADTIRDMVVSISKIPDVIKQEIYIKECSRIMDISEEVLFNTLAQLVNKDKRDASRKKRSDKKPMEVVSAEKEKAEKIDVQYELERKIIELLLLYGTKEEDFEELILDTDEKGDVTFKPEMQTTTVFQKIFLDLQEDEIEFTNEAFKDLYYDIIDRLTREEDLKVDAFVNSLQPENASAVTDILMEEEKYSLHDWERNEIYVKEKSHSVSQVVSETILNLRRELVNQKIKELSGAIKEQSPEGSQVDLQDVVDYITLKKVISEKLRRVL; encoded by the coding sequence TTGATAGCAAAAACCACCATAGACAATGTGTTTGAAACCGCTCGCGTAGAGGAGGTGATAGGTGATTTCGTGCAATTAAAGAAGTCAGGTAGTAACTTCAAGGGGCTCAGTCCGTTTAGTGATGAGCGCACGCCCAGTTTTATGGTTTCGCCAGTAAAACAAATTTGGAAAGATTTCAGTAGCGGAAAAGGGGGAAACGTAGTTGCTTTTTTAATGGAGCACGAACATTTCACCTATCCTGAGGCTATAAAATATTTGGCCAAAAAATACGGAATTGAAATTGAAGAAACCGAACAGAGCGACGAGCAAAAGCAACAAGCTGACGAACGCGAGAGTTTATATCTGGTCAGCGAGTTTGCAAAAGATTATTTTAAGCACGTTTTGTTTAAAACTGAGGAAGGTAAAGCCATTGGTCTCAGTTATTTTAAGGAGCGGGGCTTTACTGAAGAGACCATTAAAAAATTCGATTTAGGGTTTTCCCCCGATAGTTGGGATGCATTTACCAACCACGCTATAAAAAAAGGATACAAACTCGATTATCTTGATAAAACAGGCTTAACGATAGTAAAGGGCGAGAAACAATTCGACCGTTTTAAAGGTCGGGTCATGTTCCCTATTCGGAGTATGAGCGGTCGTACGTTGGGTTTTGGCGGTCGGATTCTTACCAACGATAAAAAAACGGCGAAATACCTAAACTCACCTGAGAGTGATATTTATCATAAAAGTAAGGTGCTTTACGGTATTTTCCACGCAAAACAGAGCATTGCCAAAGAAGACAACTGTTACTTGGTTGAAGGTTATACCGATGTAATCCAATTTCACCAAACGGGGATTGAAAATGTAGTATCATCATCTGGTACTGCTTTAACTCCTGAACAAATCAGGTTGGTAAACCGATTGACGCAAAACATTACCGTATTGTTTGATGGAGATGCAGCTGGGTTACGCGCTTCACTTCGAGGTGTTGATTTAATTTTGGAACAGGGAATGAACGTGAAAATTTGTACGTTCCCAGAAGGAGAAGATCCCGATAGTTTTTCACGGAAAAATTCATTGGAAAAATTGACCACTTTCCTTGAAGAAAACTCCCGTGATTTTATTTCGTTTAAAGCGTCTTTATTAGCTAAAGAAGCGAAAAACGATCCAATTAAAAAAGCCGATACCATTCGTGATATGGTGGTGAGCATTTCAAAAATACCGGATGTAATAAAGCAAGAGATTTATATTAAGGAATGTTCCCGAATTATGGATATTTCGGAAGAAGTTCTTTTTAATACCCTTGCTCAATTAGTTAATAAGGATAAACGGGATGCATCTCGGAAAAAGAGGAGTGATAAGAAACCGATGGAAGTGGTTTCTGCAGAAAAAGAAAAAGCAGAAAAGATTGATGTTCAGTACGAGCTGGAACGAAAAATAATCGAATTGTTATTGTTGTACGGAACTAAAGAAGAGGATTTTGAAGAGTTAATTCTTGATACCGATGAAAAGGGTGATGTTACTTTTAAACCTGAAATGCAAACGACAACGGTATTTCAAAAAATTTTTTTAGACCTTCAAGAAGATGAAATTGAATTTACCAACGAAGCATTTAAAGATTTATATTATGATATTATAGATCGGTTAACACGCGAAGAAGATTTAAAAGTAGATGCCTTCGTAAATAGTTTACAGCCTGAAAATGCATCGGCTGTTACTGATATTTTGATGGAAGAAGAAAAATATAGCTTGCACGATTGGGAGCGCAATGAGATATATGTAAAAGAAAAGTCTCATTCTGTTTCACAGGTGGTGAGTGAGACAATTTTAAATTTACGGCGTGAATTAGTAAACCAAAAGATTAAAGAACTTTCAGGTGCTATAAAAGAACAAAGCCCAGAGGGCTCACAAGTAGACCTGCAAGATGTTGTGGATTACATTACACTTAAAAAAGTAATTTCAGAAAAATTACGTAGGGTTTTATAA
- a CDS encoding cell division protein ZapA, translated as MKIFTYCTAITVWVLTMVSAQAQENNLADDIAILKATQEQIVTEEKNALKNEVEDINQRLEKDEISLTEAEQLKEQAAEKRALNIENRLAIIDNKIALLERNGGSENLADDSERVVFSIGSGDDEDSYIFLGKKNKAKKYDRRTTSAFVLAFGLNNVITEGQSLDDSDFKIGGSRFAEIGWAWKTRVFKNTNWLRVKYGFSFQFNGLKPTDNRYYVDTGDQTELQEFRLDLDKSKFRMDNLVFPVHFEFGPSKKIEKEEYFRYSTYNKIKVGLGGYAGFNLGSRQKLKYSEDGEDVKEKLKASYNTNNFIYGLSGYIGWKGTAIYLKYDLNTIFKDNPIDQRNVSLGLRFDVD; from the coding sequence ATGAAAATATTTACGTATTGTACCGCTATCACGGTATGGGTGCTGACTATGGTCTCAGCACAAGCACAAGAAAACAATCTTGCAGACGATATCGCTATTTTAAAAGCTACACAAGAACAAATTGTAACCGAAGAAAAAAATGCGCTTAAAAACGAAGTGGAAGACATTAATCAACGGTTAGAAAAAGACGAAATATCCCTAACCGAGGCAGAACAGTTAAAAGAGCAAGCTGCTGAAAAACGAGCGCTAAACATTGAAAACCGCTTGGCGATTATCGATAATAAAATTGCGTTGCTGGAACGAAATGGCGGCAGTGAAAATTTAGCCGATGACTCTGAAAGAGTTGTTTTTAGTATTGGATCGGGCGACGATGAAGACTCCTATATTTTCTTAGGAAAGAAGAACAAAGCCAAAAAGTATGATCGTAGAACAACGAGTGCTTTTGTGTTAGCATTTGGTTTAAACAATGTAATTACAGAAGGGCAATCACTAGACGATTCAGATTTTAAAATTGGTGGGAGCCGTTTTGCTGAAATCGGGTGGGCTTGGAAAACGCGCGTATTTAAAAACACAAATTGGCTACGCGTAAAATATGGTTTTTCCTTTCAGTTTAATGGATTAAAACCTACCGATAACAGATATTATGTGGATACTGGCGATCAAACAGAACTACAAGAATTTCGTTTAGATTTGGATAAATCAAAATTTAGAATGGATAACCTCGTCTTTCCTGTGCACTTCGAATTTGGACCTTCAAAAAAGATTGAAAAGGAGGAATATTTCAGGTATTCTACGTATAATAAAATTAAAGTAGGGCTTGGTGGGTATGCGGGTTTTAACCTTGGATCTCGTCAAAAATTAAAATATTCAGAAGACGGTGAAGATGTAAAAGAAAAATTAAAAGCAAGTTATAACACGAACAATTTTATTTACGGCCTTAGCGGTTATATTGGCTGGAAGGGAACAGCGATATATTTAAAATATGATCTAAATACCATTTTTAAAGATAACCCAATTGATCAAAGAAATGTTTCTTTAGGACTTCGTTTTGATGTAGATTAA